The following are encoded together in the Equus quagga isolate Etosha38 chromosome 1, UCLA_HA_Equagga_1.0, whole genome shotgun sequence genome:
- the LOC124247462 gene encoding arginine/serine-rich protein PNISR-like, whose translation MWDQGGQPWQQWPLNQQQWMQSFQHQQDPSQIDWAALAQAWIAQREASGQQSMVEQPPGMMPNGQDMSTMESGPNNHGNFQGDSNFNRMWQPEWGMHQQPPHPPPDQPWMPPTPGPMDIVPPSKDSNSQDSGEFAPDNRHIFNQNNHNFGGPPDNFAVGPVNQFDYQVKDILLL comes from the exons atGTGGGATCAAGGAGGACAGCCTTGGCAGCAGTGGCCCCTGAACCAGCAACAGTGGATGCAGTCATTCCAGCATCAGCAGGATCCAAGTCAGATTGACTGGGCTGCATTGGCTCAAGCTTGGATTGCCCAAAGAGAAGCTTCAGGACAGCAAAGCATGGTGGAACAACCACCAGGAATGATGCCAAATGGACAAGATATGTCTACAATGGAATCTGGTCCAAACAATCATGGGAATTTTCAAGGAGATTCAAACTTTAACAGAATGTGGCAACCAG AATGGGGAATGCATCAGCAACCCCCACACCCCCCTCCAGATCAGCCATGGATGCCACCAACACCAGGCCCAATGGACATTGTTCCTCCTTCCAAAGACAGCAACAGTCAGGACAGTGGGGAATTTGCCCCTGACAACAGGCATATATTTAACCAGAACAATCACAACTTTGGTGGACCACCCGATAATTTTGCAGTGGGGCCAGTGAACCAGTTTGACTATCAGGTGAAAGATATTTTGTTGCTTTAA